From one Leifsonia soli genomic stretch:
- a CDS encoding ABC transporter ATP-binding protein — protein sequence MTLLELKNISVSYGRIEAIHDMSFSVEEGEIVSLIGANGAGKSTTMKTISGILNPSKGSILFDGEDITKMKAHIRVVRGISQAPEGRGIFPGMTVLENLDMGAFGRKDRSKMGEDFDRVFALFPRLAERKTQVGGTMSGGEQQMLAIGRALMSNPRLLLLDEPSMGLAPQFIRQIFSIVTEINKQGTTVLLVEQNANQALARANRGFVLETGVITRAGTGKELLADPAIKEAYLGVA from the coding sequence ATGACGTTGCTTGAGCTGAAGAACATCAGCGTTTCGTACGGCCGGATCGAGGCCATCCACGACATGTCCTTCTCGGTGGAGGAGGGCGAGATCGTCAGCCTGATCGGGGCGAACGGCGCCGGCAAGTCGACGACCATGAAGACGATCTCGGGCATCCTGAACCCGTCGAAGGGGTCCATCCTGTTCGACGGCGAGGACATCACGAAGATGAAGGCGCACATCCGCGTCGTCCGGGGCATCTCGCAGGCGCCGGAGGGCCGGGGGATCTTCCCGGGCATGACGGTCCTGGAGAACCTCGACATGGGCGCGTTCGGCCGGAAGGACCGCTCCAAGATGGGCGAGGACTTCGACCGCGTGTTCGCGCTGTTCCCGCGGCTCGCCGAGCGCAAAACGCAGGTCGGCGGCACGATGTCGGGCGGCGAGCAGCAGATGCTCGCCATCGGGCGCGCGCTGATGTCCAATCCGCGGCTGCTGCTGCTGGACGAGCCGTCGATGGGCCTCGCGCCGCAGTTCATCCGGCAGATCTTCTCGATCGTGACGGAGATCAACAAGCAGGGCACGACGGTGCTGCTGGTGGAGCAGAACGCCAACCAGGCGCTGGCCCGCGCGAATCGCGGCTTCGTCCTGGAGACCGGCGTGATCACCCGCGCCGGAACCGGCAAGGAGCTCCTCGCCGACCCCGCCATCAAGGAGGCCTACCTGGGCGTCGCCTGA